A portion of the Blastochloris tepida genome contains these proteins:
- a CDS encoding DUF2478 domain-containing protein: protein MRDMPSDGPVSAPIAAMCGGDRSAAEVLRAFALARKARGVRVGGIVAAAVADLPAGAQSDARSILLDVSTGEVIPIRQELGPGSQSCNLDTGALARACAAVERAIAGGVDLVVLNKFGGQEVARRGMMSAFHAAAAAGLPIACVVSPKAADAWRVFAAELAVWVPPDLAALEAWWDDVAALRRTAA, encoded by the coding sequence ATGCGCGACATGCCCAGCGACGGCCCGGTCTCTGCGCCCATCGCCGCGATGTGCGGCGGGGATCGCTCGGCGGCGGAGGTGCTGCGGGCCTTCGCGCTCGCCCGCAAGGCGCGCGGCGTGCGGGTCGGCGGCATCGTCGCGGCGGCGGTCGCGGATCTGCCGGCCGGTGCGCAGAGCGACGCCAGGAGCATCCTGCTCGACGTCTCGACCGGCGAGGTGATCCCCATCCGCCAGGAGCTCGGTCCGGGCTCGCAATCGTGCAATCTCGACACCGGCGCCCTGGCGCGCGCCTGTGCCGCGGTGGAGCGGGCGATCGCTGGCGGCGTCGATCTCGTGGTCCTGAACAAGTTCGGCGGCCAGGAGGTGGCGCGGCGCGGCATGATGTCGGCCTTCCACGCCGCGGCGGCCGCAGGCCTGCCGATCGCCTGCGTCGTGTCGCCGAAGGCCGCCGACGCCTGGCGGGTGTTCGCCGCCGAGCTTGCGGTGTGGGTGCCGCCTGATCTCGCGGCACTCGAAGCGTGGTGGGACGACGTTGCGGCGCTGCGGCGCACCGCGGCCTGA
- the fldA gene encoding flavodoxin FldA produces MSVNVIFGSDGGATKAVAARIAKHIQGRAIDIKTASVADFENCSLLILGAPTYGAGDLQADWESNIGKLTGAKLAGRKVALFGTGDQAGYPDSFVDAMGILYDYVVEQGAVVVGFTETAGYDYTASKAERDGRFVGLALDQDGQSSKTEKRITEWISRLA; encoded by the coding sequence ATGAGCGTGAACGTCATTTTCGGCTCCGACGGCGGCGCGACCAAGGCCGTCGCCGCGCGTATCGCCAAGCACATCCAGGGCCGCGCGATCGACATCAAGACGGCCAGCGTCGCCGATTTCGAGAATTGCAGCCTGCTCATTCTCGGCGCGCCGACCTATGGCGCGGGCGATCTGCAGGCGGATTGGGAGTCCAATATCGGCAAGCTCACCGGCGCCAAGCTTGCCGGCAGGAAGGTGGCGCTGTTCGGCACCGGCGACCAAGCCGGCTATCCCGACAGCTTCGTCGATGCCATGGGCATTCTCTACGATTACGTCGTCGAGCAGGGCGCCGTCGTGGTCGGCTTCACCGAGACCGCCGGCTACGACTACACCGCCTCGAAGGCCGAGCGCGACGGCAGGTTCGTCGGCCTCGCGCTGGACCAGGACGGCCAGTCTTCCAAGACCGAAAAGAGGATCACCGAATGGATCAGCCGGCTGGCCTGA
- a CDS encoding sulfate/molybdate ABC transporter ATP-binding protein, with protein MEIRAEGITKRFGEATVLADVDVHVHAGELVALLGPSGSGKTTLLRIFAGLEQPSAGRILLGGEDATQVPVQARGVGFMFQHYALFRHLTVAENIAYGLRVRPRASRPSNAAIRARVTELLDLVQLPGLERRYPAQLSGGQRQRVALARALAVDPKVLLLDEPFGALDAQVRRDLRRWLRDIHERTGHTTLFVTHDQDEALEIADRVAILDQGRLEQIGTPDEVYDHPATAFVAGFIGEAARLPVTAAGGVLRLGPHALALNGTRLADGPASLFVRPRDLVLAAGRANALPANVVAVRRAGPARRAELHLAEGLPTVEMELPADATLGKGDVVEVALTRLRVFGG; from the coding sequence GCTGGTGGCGCTGCTCGGCCCGTCCGGCTCCGGCAAGACGACGCTGCTGCGCATCTTCGCCGGCCTGGAGCAGCCCAGCGCCGGGCGCATCCTGCTCGGCGGCGAGGACGCGACGCAGGTGCCGGTGCAGGCGCGCGGCGTCGGCTTCATGTTCCAGCACTATGCGCTGTTCCGCCACCTCACCGTGGCCGAGAACATCGCCTATGGCCTGAGGGTGCGCCCGCGCGCGTCGCGCCCGTCGAACGCGGCGATCCGGGCGCGGGTGACGGAACTGCTCGACCTCGTGCAGCTTCCGGGGCTGGAGCGGCGCTATCCCGCCCAGCTCTCGGGCGGCCAGCGCCAGCGCGTGGCGCTCGCCCGGGCGCTCGCGGTCGATCCCAAGGTGCTGCTGCTCGACGAGCCGTTCGGCGCGCTCGACGCCCAGGTACGGCGCGACCTGCGGCGCTGGCTGCGCGACATCCACGAGCGGACCGGCCACACCACGCTGTTCGTCACCCACGACCAGGACGAGGCGCTGGAGATCGCCGACCGCGTCGCCATTCTCGACCAGGGCCGGCTGGAGCAGATCGGCACGCCCGACGAGGTCTACGACCACCCGGCCACGGCGTTCGTCGCCGGCTTCATCGGCGAGGCGGCGCGGCTGCCGGTGACTGCGGCGGGCGGCGTGCTGCGGCTCGGCCCGCACGCGCTGGCGCTGAACGGCACGCGGCTGGCGGATGGGCCGGCCTCGCTGTTCGTGCGGCCGCGCGATCTGGTGCTGGCCGCGGGCCGAGCGAACGCTTTGCCGGCAAACGTCGTGGCGGTGCGCCGGGCGGGACCGGCGCGGCGGGCGGAACTGCACCTCGCCGAGGGCCTGCCGACCGTCGAGATGGAACTGCCGGCCGATGCCACGCTCGGCAAGGGCGATGTCGTCGAGGTCGCGCTCACCCGGCTCAGGGTGTTCGGCGGCTGA
- a CDS encoding DUF2023 family protein, with protein sequence MDQPAGLTCATLQVFQHHLYELSKGLRPLAMMSLTADAAATVIARLAASGVAHHVHEACHERVNVVFGRPAAVNAVQRFMVGPLCHLSAEHDFMLGILLGYDREQQCERYLTRAVATAGMCASKPAKAAKPAEPAAEPEPVLMH encoded by the coding sequence ATGGATCAGCCGGCTGGCCTGACCTGCGCCACCTTGCAGGTCTTCCAACATCACCTCTACGAACTGTCGAAGGGCCTGCGGCCGCTGGCGATGATGTCGCTGACGGCGGACGCCGCGGCGACGGTCATCGCGCGGCTCGCCGCCTCGGGCGTCGCCCATCACGTCCACGAGGCCTGCCACGAGCGGGTGAATGTGGTGTTCGGCCGGCCGGCGGCGGTGAATGCGGTGCAGCGCTTCATGGTGGGGCCGCTGTGCCACCTGTCGGCGGAGCATGATTTCATGCTCGGCATCCTGCTGGGCTATGACCGCGAGCAGCAGTGCGAGCGCTATCTGACGCGGGCCGTCGCCACCGCGGGCATGTGCGCCTCCAAGCCTGCCAAGGCGGCAAAGCCGGCCGAACCCGCGGCCGAGCCCGAGCCCGTGCTGATGCACTAA